One stretch of Anaerolineae bacterium DNA includes these proteins:
- a CDS encoding CehA/McbA family metallohydrolase: protein MRRIATGKADLHVHTNASDGVSTVRDVLEAASIAGLDVVAVTDHNRVDSALRAVELAPQFGLGVIVGEEVSTHHGHLLALFLKERIAPGRGLAETIAAVHDQGGIAVLAHPYDPISFGALNPWRKRLTEEQVIALDYDAMEVFNACLPRPSANLRAQQLVTRTSAAKVAGSDSHSANTIGLGVTLFPGHTPEDLRQAILERTTVPVGQPWSLRQYAELFGRRELRYAGVAATYALGLCGAAVGVVALAARSGVSRFL, encoded by the coding sequence ATGAGGAGGATAGCGACGGGCAAAGCGGACCTGCACGTCCACACCAACGCCAGTGATGGTGTGTCGACCGTGCGAGACGTGTTGGAAGCGGCCAGCATCGCTGGGCTGGACGTGGTCGCCGTTACCGACCATAACCGCGTGGATAGCGCACTACGTGCCGTTGAACTCGCCCCGCAGTTCGGTCTGGGCGTCATAGTGGGCGAGGAGGTGTCTACTCATCACGGACATCTTCTGGCCCTGTTTCTGAAGGAGCGCATCGCCCCGGGGAGGGGCCTGGCTGAGACCATCGCAGCGGTCCACGATCAGGGCGGCATCGCCGTCCTGGCGCATCCCTACGACCCCATATCGTTCGGAGCTTTGAATCCGTGGCGGAAGAGACTGACTGAAGAGCAGGTGATCGCGCTCGACTACGACGCAATGGAGGTATTCAACGCCTGCCTGCCGCGTCCCAGCGCCAACCTTCGCGCCCAGCAGCTTGTCACCCGCACCAGCGCCGCCAAGGTGGCCGGCAGCGATTCACACAGTGCCAACACCATTGGCTTGGGCGTCACTCTGTTCCCTGGCCATACCCCAGAAGACCTGCGCCAGGCCATCCTGGAACGCACCACGGTGCCGGTTGGCCAGCCCTGGTCTCTGCGTCAGTATGCTGAGCTCTTCGGAAGGCGGGAGCTAAGGTACGCCGGGGTGGCAGCTACGTACGCCCTTGGGCTCTGCGGCGCTGCGGTAGGCGTTGTGGCCCTCGCGGCCAGAAGCGGCGTCTCCCGGTTCCTCTAG
- a CDS encoding ABC transporter ATP-binding protein, with product MPQLALRLRNVTYTYSPGERPLEALIGVDLDVASGEFVTLVGPSGCGKTTLLRLVAGLARPTGGIIEIPADGHAGIGFVFQSGALMPWRTVRGNIRLPLELAGLGSEESHRQVDRMIELVGLGGFESAYPRELSGGMQQRVALARALVSQPALLLLDEPFVALDAFSRERMNDELQRIWLASATTVIMVTHSIEEAVFLSDRVVVLSHRPGRVKGVFPVPFERPRLSQARYSPEFTALAARIRRAVDAGAYGEEAGLQAKVQVGRS from the coding sequence TTGCCCCAGCTGGCACTCAGGCTGAGAAACGTTACCTACACCTACAGCCCGGGCGAGCGGCCGCTGGAAGCGCTGATCGGGGTGGACCTCGATGTGGCGTCTGGTGAGTTTGTGACCTTGGTCGGTCCGTCGGGCTGTGGAAAGACCACCCTGTTGCGGTTGGTGGCAGGCCTAGCACGTCCGACAGGTGGCATCATTGAAATACCGGCGGACGGGCATGCGGGGATCGGCTTCGTGTTTCAGAGCGGTGCTCTGATGCCCTGGCGCACCGTGAGAGGGAACATCCGTCTGCCCTTGGAGCTGGCAGGGCTGGGGAGCGAGGAGAGCCACAGACAGGTAGACCGGATGATCGAGCTTGTCGGCCTCGGCGGCTTTGAGTCAGCGTACCCGAGAGAGCTGTCGGGTGGGATGCAGCAGAGGGTGGCGCTGGCCCGCGCCTTGGTAAGTCAGCCGGCCCTGCTTTTGCTGGATGAACCCTTTGTCGCCCTGGATGCCTTCTCTCGGGAGCGCATGAATGACGAGCTGCAGAGGATCTGGCTAGCCAGCGCCACTACCGTCATCATGGTGACTCACAGCATTGAGGAGGCGGTGTTCCTCTCCGATCGGGTGGTCGTTCTCTCCCATCGTCCTGGGCGAGTGAAGGGGGTATTCCCAGTGCCGTTCGAGCGGCCTCGGCTGAGCCAAGCGCGATACTCGCCGGAGTTCACCGCTCTGGCGGCCCGCATCCGCCGGGCGGTGGATGCGGGAGCCTACGGCGAGGAAGCGGGGCTGCAGGCCAAGGTGCAGGTGGGGCGCTCGTGA
- a CDS encoding ABC transporter substrate-binding protein — translation MRRLAVALLLGLAALVLMGGCVPSTQSAPVPVSEEAEVQEERVKIAMGFIPNVQFTPMYVALEKGYFSEEKLVVELDYGMEADIIGLLGAGELQFAIGSGDQVILARSRGVPVVYVYDWYNRFPVSVVSLKEKGIEKPEDLRGKTIGISHLHGASYVGWRALAEAAGLAETDVTLVAIGYTQVAALTSGQVDAAVCYYMNEPVQLEQSGVEVNQILVADYAASLPSNGILTNEATIAERPDLVERLLRAFDRGLRYTLDHPDEAFAIAERAVPEISGNREIQRAVLDAALELWRTDEPGISDQQSWDEASAIMLRAGLIDSPVESAQACTNRFVPGGQ, via the coding sequence ATGAGAAGGTTGGCTGTGGCACTGCTGCTGGGTCTAGCGGCGCTGGTCCTGATGGGGGGGTGCGTTCCCTCCACTCAGTCGGCCCCCGTGCCGGTGAGTGAGGAGGCGGAGGTCCAGGAAGAGAGGGTCAAGATCGCCATGGGGTTCATCCCGAACGTCCAGTTCACACCCATGTACGTCGCTCTGGAGAAGGGATACTTCTCGGAGGAAAAGCTGGTGGTGGAGCTGGACTACGGAATGGAAGCCGACATCATCGGCCTGTTGGGCGCAGGGGAGCTGCAGTTTGCCATCGGGAGCGGCGACCAGGTGATACTGGCCCGATCGCGCGGAGTGCCTGTGGTGTACGTCTACGACTGGTACAACCGCTTCCCGGTATCCGTGGTGTCCCTCAAGGAGAAGGGAATTGAGAAGCCCGAGGATCTTCGGGGCAAGACGATCGGCATCTCGCACCTCCACGGGGCGTCCTACGTGGGCTGGCGGGCCCTGGCCGAGGCAGCTGGGTTGGCCGAGACGGACGTTACCCTGGTCGCCATCGGCTACACGCAGGTGGCGGCGCTGACCTCGGGCCAGGTGGATGCCGCCGTCTGCTACTACATGAATGAGCCGGTGCAGTTGGAGCAGAGCGGCGTCGAGGTGAATCAGATACTGGTAGCCGACTACGCCGCGTCTTTGCCATCCAACGGGATACTCACCAACGAGGCTACCATCGCCGAGCGACCCGATCTGGTGGAACGGCTGCTGCGAGCCTTCGATAGGGGACTGCGCTACACGTTGGACCATCCGGACGAAGCCTTCGCCATCGCCGAGAGGGCGGTTCCGGAGATCAGCGGTAACCGCGAGATCCAGCGAGCGGTATTGGATGCCGCTCTGGAGCTGTGGCGGACCGACGAGCCGGGCATATCGGACCAGCAGTCTTGGGACGAGGCAAGTGCCATTATGCTGCGCGCCGGGCTCATTGACTCCCCGGTGGAGTCAGCGCAGGCGTGCACTAACCGGTTCGTGCCAGGAGGGCAGTAG
- a CDS encoding ABC transporter permease, whose amino-acid sequence MAQSAATIAVAIGLLAAWQGVVVLGDYPSYIVPRPAEVLRKAILVVANGSLWLHVWVTTQEVLAGLALGVSAALVVGYLLGTWEWCERVLSPYIVAAQSVPTVALAPLLVIWFGFGVTSKIAVCAMVVFFPMMVSTMVGLRSVPEDLRDLMAVLRANRWQVFLKLEVPAALPVLLGGLRMAVTLAVVGAVVGEFVGADRGLGFLVNAGKGLFDTPLMFVALMVLMAMAMTLYVAVLALERKLLRWRY is encoded by the coding sequence GTGGCCCAGAGCGCGGCCACGATAGCAGTGGCCATCGGGCTTCTGGCTGCCTGGCAGGGCGTGGTGGTCCTAGGTGACTATCCTTCTTACATCGTCCCACGGCCGGCCGAGGTGCTCCGGAAGGCCATACTGGTGGTGGCCAACGGCAGTCTCTGGCTGCACGTCTGGGTCACAACACAGGAAGTTCTAGCAGGGTTGGCTCTGGGAGTGTCGGCCGCGCTGGTGGTGGGTTACCTCTTGGGCACATGGGAGTGGTGTGAGCGCGTGCTTAGCCCCTACATTGTGGCAGCCCAATCGGTCCCTACGGTGGCCTTGGCCCCTCTGCTGGTGATTTGGTTCGGATTCGGAGTGACCAGCAAGATCGCCGTGTGCGCCATGGTGGTGTTCTTCCCCATGATGGTGTCCACAATGGTCGGGCTGCGCTCGGTGCCGGAGGATCTGCGCGATCTGATGGCGGTGCTGAGGGCCAATCGCTGGCAGGTCTTCCTGAAGCTAGAAGTGCCGGCGGCGTTGCCGGTCCTCCTGGGAGGGCTGCGGATGGCGGTCACTCTGGCGGTGGTGGGCGCCGTGGTGGGGGAGTTCGTTGGTGCCGATCGCGGCCTGGGCTTCCTGGTCAACGCGGGAAAGGGCTTGTTCGACACGCCGCTCATGTTCGTGGCTCTGATGGTGCTCATGGCCATGGCGATGACGCTGTACGTGGCCGTGTTGGCGCTAGAGCGTAAGCTGCTTAGATGGAGGTACTAA